CGGCTCCCACGCTGTCCACCGCGACCAGGTAGCCACCGCTCGGCGCGCCGTCGGGGTCGAGCCGGTCCACGATCAGCAGCCGGCGGTTCATGGTGGCCGGGTGCTGGATGGTCTGCACCACGCGGCCGGCGACGCGTCCGAGGATCATCGCGCCTCCTCATCCAGTTGCACGTCGTCCACCAGGCCGACGATGGCGTGATCGACCGGCACGAAACTGGGTTCCAGGGTCAGCGCCGCCTCGCGGCTCGCCTCCCAGGTGACGATCTGTCCGGGACCGGCCATCCGGGTGCCGTCCGCCGCCACGAAGGCCATGCCGGCCGACGCGCCGCGCTTGTCCAGCGGTTGCACCCACAGCAAGGGCACGCCGGCCAGTCCGTCGGCGATCGTCGCCGGCACCAGGGTACCGATCACCTTGCCCAGCTGCATC
This is a stretch of genomic DNA from bacterium. It encodes these proteins:
- a CDS encoding EutN/CcmL family microcompartment protein, giving the protein MILGRVAGRVVQTIQHPATMNRRLLIVDRLDPDGAPSGGYLVAVDSVGAGHGETVLVLDEGNGARQILQWENAPVRSVVVGIIDASG
- a CDS encoding EutN/CcmL family microcompartment protein, giving the protein MQLGKVIGTLVPATIADGLAGVPLLWVQPLDKRGASAGMAFVAADGTRMAGPGQIVTWEASREAALTLEPSFVPVDHAIVGLVDDVQLDEEAR